One Hevea brasiliensis isolate MT/VB/25A 57/8 chromosome 5, ASM3005281v1, whole genome shotgun sequence genomic region harbors:
- the LOC110660328 gene encoding major allergen Pru ar 1: MGVITCEWQVATTVPPAKMFKTFLLDSEILLPKICPRAIKSVVILEGDGGPGTIKQINFNHGSELSHVKERIDAIDKENLTYDYSVIGGDPALLNKALDKISFQIKVESSPDGGSIFKRSSKSYTIDGAEVNEEEIKAGQEKAMEAFVGIFRAFEAYILANPDV; encoded by the exons ATGGGAGTTATCACTTGTGAATGGCAGGTGGCCACCACAGTCCCCCCAGCCAAAATGTTCAAGACGTTTCTCCTGGACTCTGAAATCCTCCTCCCCAAGATTTGTCCCCGCGCTATTAAGAGTGTTGTCATTCTTGAAGGAGATGGAGGACCTGGCACCATCAAGCAAATTAACTTCAATCATG GTAGCGAATTAAGTCATGTGAAGGAAAGGATTGATGCCATAGACAAGGAGAATTTGACATATGACTACTCTGTGATTGGAGGTGATCCTGCCCTTCTGAATAAGGCACTTGATAAAATCTCTTTTCAGATTAAGGTTGAAAGCTCCCCTGATGGAGGATCCATCTTCAAGCGCAGCAGCAAGAGTTACACTATTGATGGTGCTGAGGTGAATGAAGAGGAAATTAAGGCTGGACAAGAAAAGGCCATGGAAGCCTTTGTGGGAATATTCAGGGCCTTTGAAGCCTACATCTTGGCAAATCCTGATGTCTAA
- the LOC110660323 gene encoding cuscuta receptor 1-like, whose product MSKNDLSGTWPLCLANLISIYTLDLSQIPISLLPFFNHSKLKYLNCRENEIHTDIDVPNLTPKFQLETLYLSGQREGGVFPKFLYYQRIIPQDLTVECISLSGLILSNNNLQGQIFPRQANCKELRLLRLDGNQFIGSVPYSILNCTGLQVLDVRDNHRTGSIPSWIRNVTFLQVFGLSKNNLFGKLPSSFGPLKIISIYLSKNRMEGSSMNAFYNCSESMTLDLSDNYFTRRIPKWTGKLPQLRFLLLGNNNLEGEMPIQQIESLDLSYNNLNGNIPQLTQLNFLTVFSVAHNNLSGNTPEIVAQFATFDKSSYEENPFLCGPPLSKSCFSSSIMPRVSKEDKKDHKRDGGFMDMDAFYMSFLISYAIELLTIAAVLYINPYW is encoded by the exons ATGAGCAAGAATGATCTTAGTGGCACATGGCCTTTGTGTCTAGCAAATTTAATATCCATATATACACTAGATCTTTCCCAAATCCCAATTTCACTACTACCATTCTTCAACCATTCAAAGCTCAAGTACTTGAATTGTCGTGAGAATGAAATACATACAGATATAGATGTGCCCAATTTGACACCAAAATTTCAATTAGAGACGCTATATTTGTCAGGTCAAAGAGAAGGTGGAGTTTTTCCCAAGTTCCTCTACTATCAAC GCATAATACCCCAGGACTTGACTGTAGAATGCATTTCATTATCTGGGCTCATTCTTTCAAACAACAATTTGCAAGGCCAAATCTTCCCAAGACAGGCTAATTGCAAAGAATTGCGTCTATTACGGTTGGATGGCAATCAATTCATTGGAAGTGTCCCATATAGCATACTTAATTGCACTGGGTTGCAAGTGTTGGACGTGAGAGATAATCATCGCACTGGTAGTATTCCTAGTTGGATAAGGAATGTAACTTTTCTTCAAGTCTTTGGTCTGTCAAAGAATAATCTCTTTGGAAAACTACCATCTAGCTTTGGCCCTCTAAAGATTATTTCCATATATCTATCAAAAAATAGGATGGAAGGATCATCCATGAATGCATTTTACAATTGTTCTGAATCAATGACACTGGATCTTAGTGACAACTATTTCACTAGAAGGATTCCAAAATGGACTGGCAAGCTTCCACAATTGAGATttcttcttttgggtaataataaTCTTGAAGGTGAAATGCCAATTCAG CAAATTGAGAGCTTGGATCTTTCCTACAACAACTTGAATGGCAACATTCCTCAGCTTACTCAACTAAATTTTCTAACTGTCTTTAGTGTAGCACACAACAACTTATCTGGCAACACACCTGAGATAGTTGCACAATTTGCGACATTCGACAAAAGTAGCTATGAGGAAAACCCTTTCCTCTGTGGACCTCCACTATCCAAAAGTTGCTTTTCTTCATCAATAATGCCAAGAGTTTCAAAGGAGGATAAAAAAGATCATAAGAGAGATGGTGGCTTTATGGACATGGATGCTTTCTATATGAGTTTTCTGATTTCCTATGCCATAGAGTTGTTGACCATAGCTGCTGTTTTGTACATAAATCCATATTGGTGA